The following proteins come from a genomic window of Geminicoccaceae bacterium SCSIO 64248:
- a CDS encoding methyltransferase domain-containing protein — protein MSDSPALFDRPAIRRARTRATPGFADAAFLVDEVAERLLDRLDDVDRRFPLALDLGCHTGQVAARLAGRGGVATLVQADASAAMASRAGGLTVVADEEALPFAGNRFDLVLSCFNLHGVNDLPGTLVQIRRALKPDGLFLAALPGGQTLHELRHALMQAEIETTGGAAPRVMPFTDVRDAGMLLQRAGFALPVVDMETITVTYAHPLVLMRELRAMGEANAVALRSRKPLRRDVLMRAAAIYQETFGTAEGRVRATFEILFLAAWHPHESQQQPLRRGSGQESLAKALGVPLEVLEGKAKRGDPT, from the coding sequence ATGTCCGATTCGCCGGCCCTGTTCGATCGCCCCGCCATCCGCCGCGCCCGCACGCGCGCGACACCCGGGTTCGCCGACGCGGCCTTTCTGGTCGACGAGGTGGCGGAGCGCCTGCTCGACCGCCTCGACGATGTCGATCGGCGCTTTCCGCTGGCGCTCGACCTCGGCTGCCATACCGGCCAAGTCGCCGCGCGCCTCGCCGGCCGCGGCGGCGTCGCCACGCTGGTCCAGGCGGATGCGAGCGCGGCGATGGCGTCCCGCGCCGGCGGCCTGACGGTCGTCGCCGACGAGGAGGCCCTGCCCTTCGCCGGCAACCGCTTCGACCTCGTCCTGTCCTGCTTCAATCTGCACGGCGTCAACGACCTGCCGGGCACGCTGGTGCAGATCCGCCGCGCGCTGAAGCCGGACGGCCTCTTCCTGGCCGCCCTGCCCGGCGGGCAGACGCTCCACGAGCTGCGCCACGCGCTGATGCAGGCCGAGATCGAGACGACCGGCGGCGCCGCGCCCCGGGTCATGCCGTTCACCGACGTGCGCGACGCCGGCATGCTCCTGCAGCGCGCGGGCTTCGCCCTGCCGGTCGTGGACATGGAGACGATCACGGTGACCTACGCCCATCCGCTCGTCCTCATGCGCGAGCTGCGGGCCATGGGCGAGGCCAACGCCGTGGCCCTGCGCAGCCGCAAGCCCCTGCGCCGTGACGTCCTGATGCGCGCCGCGGCGATCTACCAGGAGACGTTCGGCACGGCGGAAGGCCGCGTGCGGGCGACCTTCGAGATCCTGTTCCTCGCGGCCTGGCATCCGCACGAGTCGCAGCAGCAGCCGCTGCGGCGGGGCTCCGGCCAGGAAAGCCTCGCCAAGGCGCTGGGCGTGCCGCTCGAGGTGCTGGAGGGCAAAGCGAAGCGGGGCGATCCGACCTGA